Proteins from a single region of Hermetia illucens chromosome 3, iHerIll2.2.curated.20191125, whole genome shotgun sequence:
- the LOC119650882 gene encoding F-actin-monooxygenase Mical isoform X2: MSRSSHHHRQMQAHQQQQMMTDNDAAALATEIFDHFCAAITMRQILGLYRNMCDTIGLRPGPLNEFYPKLKSKVRSWKAQALWKKFDTRASHRTYSKGNAATGTRVLVIGAGPCGLRTAIEAQLLGAKVVVVEKRDRISRNNVLHLWPFVITDLRNLGAKKFYGKFCAGSIDHISIRQLQCILLKVALLLGVEVHEGVSFENTIEPSDGCGWRAQVSPEDHAVSHYEFDVLIGADGKRNTLERFRRKEFRGKLAIAITANFINKKTEAEAKVEEISGVAFIFNQSFFKELYQTTGIDLENIVYYKDETHYFVMTAKKHSLIDKGVIMQDFADPAELLAPANVNTDKLLDYAKEAAEFSTKYQMPNLEFAVNHYGKPDVAMFDFTSMFAAEASCQVIVRKNYRLLQCLVGDSLLEPFWPTGSGCARGFLSSMDAAYAIKLWSNPRNSILGVIAQRESIYRLLAQTTPENLQRDIGAYTVDPATRYPNLNKSTVNVWQVKHLLDSDDATLLEQTFMDTNLVQTLAPETPVRRKRRTGDTLPLSTVLLRWIKAQLQSNEFAQDLNELSECFTGGKVLCTLINRYRPDLVDLNTIKDYSVKERNELAFKILETELGIPQVMSAKDSLNLENVDSKIWLNYLEQICEVFRGEIPHVKHPKLDFFELKERTAKNNAPDFSHLFKANAKKSRSPMQDIDMAQTVHRRSILDEEKIRKQRKYGPDFNPVQTDTTRRAKKRRSQEKTGNIEERQKRLTEIEQNRLDRQSKRRLHRFQQTQNFYKSLHMLQANTLLRESDSSSPFEDYSLYLYRQQAPGFNDRVKDLERKLLYPDRERGIHSAMPRGGAADEQFSDRIKSMEQKITSRTGGGIDKKPKDLLRAIGKIESTDWNVREIEKKIEQSKRTEIGKSKEKVPKWSKEQFLARQNKMAKPERQESVEEKFKDIDKTLKNFDKQLKEGSVLEVGERGKNKVASIAGQFVKKDENSDEKSVPVQRSTSKAGLVFNKKGASEKCHFCKQTVYLMEKISTEGLILHRSCLKCYHCHTNLRLGAYAFDRDDPIGRFYCTQHFRLPAKAVRPVVRKSTKNQNKSPGEPAKVDKPSEEDFKTPERLRGRPENLAQLDLLDRGQTPERIEFENADALSDGGPSQEHIIDENEWTDRNFITESEDTESNISDSDSSDDDSESDYEEANGSPLGVQTLQLATDWIGKQRHSYMDDDSDGDFYDSSEGLLDDDDLDSQTEGEEFKKAREMRRQEVKVLPPPQYLPTDTETEVQSDSESSSPDDIGLNSATEISTDSEFDHDPIYREAPPRIFIDDTHIRKPTRVQVRHGIIANSPSQKQSQTGIQQQPTFKAPEIEFKPLVQVDPSLLSSNRIPLKNPRAGDYLLSKAPSTEGIASRKSLELKKRYLLGEQGIGNGIMKSGSTSILDSKLKSFHSNISECQKLLNPSPDISPSMKTFLEKTKVGGQGAITANISDLEKKSSDEKENVFVNSQNALNKGKEFSESMNSTIVENKEKRSGGGKVCSPIIETIDLISPEKSVPIIDLTESPSPNAKADCKPRESFVDLTVDASPEKEKGAEESPVMSEKPDVSKDVKEKIPDIITHVEEAKAEKAAETNNDIKDTCIEVPTIPWNNKKQPQSDVESDSLSNSSTSSLEDIPHFILDSTTSPETQNGVEQIVPRVEVHDSTGNLMQIDSLMIIDGKYVGDPEDLKHMEIPKGISLPGEKADVENIKESKSVEKPKNQVEASTISKPITSEVAKPPTLIGSVNKPELKFDTKNENKVDTLKNIPLVLEKNETQRPIKPTSLVLAKSKSESYVDKDKTPTASELTISDSETEVTGQVLTETELSDWTADDAVSENFVDIEFALNSNRGTIKRNKKHKKKLSPPKAPLSEEITENKSTTSEPRTGAKNSESSKQKSDCSILKNLNIEEIEFMDTGSEGSCAETYSATNRAMLQNRGYIEFIENVQGNIHIPTSSDQSFTKSSAYLSTSETPKEIEGVDYIEQGACILNNDVDLKTPVNEVPPVFAVKSNDQIVPAPQPDSVNDIDDDSLMYITSQGTGTGTTTTEESDVLTVVVSPLDISRRIGEEPSQTASSSDKNEKTTSNSSAASKIPVRKSSDEHRHQSTDDLASVGSVSKKRDSEDISYEEYVRKLQMKITQISNARDSLDIRKQRRKSSKGSGAEIIESTTPTPQNNSVIENNKNLSLFAPSVSLDKTPKGPEQQTTEVSKQLVQNDDKTETPAVTKKLEEITKERTKQKDLIHDLVMDKLQSKKQLNLEKRLNRSRNRTLMLGATPSPPLKVATDYQCSNSPHYHVSSSERRNSKSSPSIINEKDTKLVLSASPSKHIPQDELARYKERPLSDNLEQTSYAPKITKTQSFCVYSTRYLPLKDDAPKSADQFKSANTFVTPHPPPRAFKKLDDTSLSTTTEKLRAEARARARLKSNEDLGLSPEEKLKLLRKRYHLDLQQALEGTSTNQSDDMKVRERKMVTSKSFNDITAVQGLINSDENFTTKSPMQLSDCTSDPNLGNSSEKVTKIPTATSRRRKDPERRKSLIQAVSNFFHKKKDKDGLSSTPTSPKDKSEGVFSRFKISPKGMKEKSKDRDESTCERSKSQDFLKNERPTTHSSSPQLYKESTDDSEPPPIPPLPLNYQRSDDESYTTECREQKKQRAISKASRQAELKRLRIAQEIQREQEEIEVKLKELEARGVLIEKALRGEGQDMENLETSSMGASDEKLLKELLEIWRNITQLKKRDEELGIRQKELQLEHRHAQLKEELNNRLSCSKLDKSSADIAAEGAILNEMLEIVAKRAALRPSESTAILRQSNNDNHSDI, encoded by the exons ATGAGCCGCTCATCGCATCACCACCGCCAGATGCAAGCGCATCAGCAACAGCAAATGATGACCGACAACGATGCCGCTGCTTTGGCCACAgaaatttttgaccatttctgTGCGGCCATAACAATGCGTCAAATTTTAGGACTCTACAGAAACATGTGTGATACTATTGGCTTGCGACCAGGACCTTTGAATGAGTTTTATCCGAAACTGAAATCAAAAGTGCGCAGTTGGAAAGCTCAGGCTCTTTGGAAGAAATTTGACACGAGAGCTTCACACAGAACCTACAGCAAGGGAAATGCCGCAACTGGAACCAGAGTGTTAGTGATAGGTGCAGGTCCTTGTGGTTTGAGGACAGCAATAGAGGCTCAACTTCTAGGGGCAAAAGTAGTTGTTGTTGAGAAACGTGATCGAATATCTCGAAACAATGTTCTACACTTGTGGCCTTTTGTGATCACAGATCTCAGAAATTTAGGTGCAAAGAAGTTCTATGGAAAATTTTGTGCGGGATCAATAGATCACATTTCAATTAGACAGCTCCAATGTATCCTTTTGAAAGTCGCGCTTTTATTGGGAGTAGAAGTACATGAGGGAGTTTCATTCGAAAACACAATCGAACCCAGCGACGGATGCGGTTGGCGAGCACAAGTATCCCCAGAAGATCATGCAGTCTCACATTACGAATTCGATGTGCTTATTGGGGCAGACGGCAAACGAAACACATTGGAACGGTTCCGTCGAAAGGAGTTTCGAGGAAAACTGGCCATCGCGATTACAGCCAATTTCATTAATAAGAAAACGGAAGCCGAGGCTAAAGTCGAAGAGATTAGTGGCGTTGCGTTCATTTTCAATCAGTCATTCTTCAAGGAATTGTATCAAACAACGGGaattgatttagaaaatatagTTTATTATAAGGACGAAACACATTACTTTGTGATGACTGCCAAAAAACATAGTCTTATCGATAAAGGTGTGATAATGCAAGATTTTGCCGATCCGGCTGAATTACTTGCCCCGGCAAATGTGAATACAGACAAATTATTAGACTATGCTAAAGAGGCTGCCGAGTTTTCTACAAAATATCAAATGCCTAACTTGGAGTTCGCTGTTAATCACTACGGTAAACCAGATGTTGCTATGTTTGACTTCACATCGATGTTTGCTGCAGAAGCATCATGCCAAGTGATA GTTCGCAAAAACTATAGACTGCTACAATGTTTAGTTGGAGATAGCTTACTGGAGCCATTTTGGCCCACGGGATCAGGCTGTGCTAGAGGTTTCCTGTCGAGTATGGATGCCGCATATGCTATTAAATTATGGTCGAATCCTCGAAATAGTATTTTAGGTGTAATCGCTCAACGTGAAAGTATTTATAG ACTACTAGCACAAACTACGCCGGAAAATCTTCAACGAGACATCGGTGCATATACGGTAGATCCTGCGACACGTTATCCAAATTTAAACAAATCGACTGTCAATGTTTGGCAAGTTAAACATCTATTAGATAGTGACGACGCCACATTGCTTGAGCAAACTTTCATGGATACGAATCTGGTGCAAACTCTTGCACCCGAAACGCCTGTACGAAGAAAACGACGTACTGGAG ATACACTGCCATTAAGTACCGTATTATTACGGTGGATAAAAGCTCAGTTGCAATCGAACGAATTTGCTCAGGACTTGAATGAGTTATCTGAATGTTtcactggcgggaaagtgcttTGCACCTTAATTAACCG GTATCGACCGGATCTAGTCGATTTGAATACAATCAAAGATTACAGTGTGAAAGAACGTAACGAATTGGCATTTAAAATTCTCGAAACGGAATTAGGTATTCCTCAAGTGATGTCTGCGAAGGACTCATTGAATTTAGAAAATGTCGATTCGAAAATTTGGCTCAACTACCTTGAACAGATTTGTGAAGTATTCCGAGGAGAAATACCGCATGTCAAGCATCCTAAGTTG gaCTTTTTCGAGCTTAAGGAGCGCACAGCTAAAAACAATGCACCGGATTTCTCTCATTTGTTTAAAGCGAATGCTAAAAAATCCAGGTCACCGATGCAGGACATCGACATGGCACAAACCGTGCATAGACGTAGCATACTCGATGAAGAGAAGATTCGTAAACAACGAAAATATGGGCCTGATTTCAATCCTG ttcaaacgGATACAACGCGTCGTGCGAAAAAACGTCGAAGTCAGGAAAAAACTGGAAATATT GAGGAACGCCAAAAACGGTTGACAGAAATAGAACAAAACCGATTAGACCGTCAGAGTAAACGGCGTCTGCATCGATTCCAACAAACACAAAACTTCTATAAGAGTCTTCATATGTTGCAAGCTAATACCTTGCTGAGAGAAAGCGATAGCTCAAGTCCTTTTGAAGATTACTCGCTATATCTATATCGGCAACAAGCTCCAGGATTTAATGATCGTGTTAAGGACCTCGAAAGGAAACTTTTGTACCCT GATCGGGAACGTGGCATTCATTCCGCAATGCCCCGCGGTGGCGCAGCCGATGAACAGTTTAGCGATCGTATAAAATCTATGGAACAAAAAATCACATCTCGAACAGGTGGTGGAATTGATAAAAAACCGAAAGATCTCTTACGTGCCATAGGTAAAATCGAGAGTACCGATTGGAATGTTCGTGAAATCGAGAAGAAAATTGAACAATCTAAAAGAACCGAAATTGGTAAAAGTAAGGAGAAAGTGCCCAAATGGAGCAAGGAGCAATTTTtggcaagacaaaataaaatGGCCAAACCTGAACGACAAGAGTCGgttgaagaaaaattcaaagataTCGACAAGACTTTGAAAAATTTCGACAAACAATTGAAAGAAGGGTCCGTCTTGGAAGTGGGCGAACGGGGCAAAAACAAGGTTGCATCCATTGCTGGACAGTTTGTGAAGAAGGATGAGAATTCAGATGAGAAGAGTGTACCTGTACAGAGATCT ACTTCGAAAGCAGGATTAGTTTTCAACAAGAAGGGAGCATCCGAAAAATGCCACTTCTGCAAACAAACGGTATATCTCATGGAAAAGATTTCTACAGAAGGATTGATTTTGCACCGATCTTGTCTGAAATGTTACCACTGTCATACCAATCTTCGCCTTGGTGCTTACGCCTTTGATCGTGATGACCCGATAGGTCGGTTTTATTGCACACAGCACTTTAGATTGCCAGCAAAGGCCGTTCGCCCTGTCGTCAGAAAGTCTACGAAAAATCAAAAT AAATCGCCCGGCGAGCCTGCAAAAGTCGATAAACCGAGCGAGGAAGATTTCAAGACTCCAGAAAGGTTACGGGGTCGTCctgaaaatctggctcaattgGATCTTCTTGATAGAGGTCAAACGCCTGAGcgtattgaatttgaaaatgcagACGCTCTGTCGGATGGTGGGCCATCGCAAGAGCATATTATCGATGAGAATGAATGGACAGATCGTAACTTCATCACAGAAAGTGAAGATACAGAATCAAATATATCCGATTCAGATTCATCAGACGATGATTCCGAGTCAGACTATGAGGAAGCAAATGGATCACCGCTTGGTGTGCAAACATTGCAGCTGGCTACAGACTGGATTGGGAAACAACGCCATTCGTATATGGATGACGATAGCGATGGAGATTTTTATGACTCAAGCGAGGGGTTGTTAG ATGACGATGATCTAGATAGCCAAACGGAGGGCGAGGAATTCAAGAAGGCCCGTGAAATGAGAAGGCAAGAAGTGAAAGTTCTGCCACCACCACAATATTTGCCGACCGATACTGAAACTGAG GTGCAGTCTGACTCGGAGTCTTCATCTCCAGACGATATCGGTTTAAATTCAGCCACGGAAATTTCAACAGATTCGGAATTTGATCATGACCCAATCTATCGAGAGGCACCACCACGTATTTTCATAGATGACACTCACATTCGGAAACCAACTAGAGTTCAG GTTCGACATGGAATCATTGCCAACAGTCCTAGTCAAAAGCAATCACAAACGGGCATACAACAGCAACCGACTTTCAAGGCTCCTGAAATAGAGTTTAAACCTCTAGTCCAAGTTGATCCTTCTCTTTTGAGCTCCAACCGAATTCCGCTCAAAAATCCCCGTGCTGGAGATTATCTGCTAAGCAAGGCCCCAAGTACTGAAGGAATTGCATCTCGgaaaagtttggaattgaaGAAACGTTATTTGCTTGGTGAACAAGGAATTGGTAATGGAATTATGAAGTCCGGATCAACATCGATTTTAGATTCGAAACTCAAAAGTTTCCATTCAAATATTTCGGAATGTCAAAAGTTATTGAATCCGAGCCCAGATATCAGTCCTAGTATGAAGACATTTTTGGAGAAGACAAAGGTGGGAGGGCAAGGAGCAATCACCGCCAATATTTCAGACTTGGAGAAGAAGAGCTCTGATGAGAAGGAAAATGTTTTTGTAAATAGTCAGAATGCCTTAAATAAGGGGAAGGAATTTTCAGAGAGCATGAATAGCACGATAGTTGAAAATAAGGAGAAAAGATCAGGAGGTGGGAAAGTTTGCTCTCCCATTATTGAGACAATAGATTTGATATCACCTGAAAAGTCAGTTCCTATaatcgatttaacagaatctccTTCACCCAACGCAAAAGCGGATTGCAAGCCACGTGAGAGTTTCGTTGACTTAACAGTTGATGCTTCCCCTGAGAAGGAAAAAGGGGCCGAAGAAAGCCCTGTGATGTCAGAGAAACCAGACGTTTCTAAAGATGTCAAGGAAAAAATACCAGATATTATAACCCACGTAGAAGAAGCGAAGGCTGAGAAGGCAGCTGAAACTAATAATGATATCAAAGATACCTGCATCGAAGTGCCTACTATTCCCTGGAACAATAAAAAGCAACCCCAAAGCGATGTCGAGTCGGATAGCCTATCAAATTCATCTACATCTAGCTTGGAAGATATCCCTCACTTTATCCTCGATTCAACGACTAGTCCTGAAACTCAAAATGGAGTTGAACAAATAGTTCCCCGTGTAGAAGTTCACGATAGCACAGGGAACCTAATGCAGATTGATAGTCTGATGATAATAGATGGAAAATACGTTGGAGACCCGGAAGATTTAAAACATATGGAAATTCCAAAAGGGATTTCATTGCCAGGAGAAAAAGCTGATGTTGAAAATATAAAGGAGTCAAAATCTGTCGAAAAGCCGAAGAATCAGGTGGAAGCTAGTACCATATCGAAACCAATTACTTCAGAAGTGGCTAAACCGCCTACTTTAATCGGAAGTGTTAACAAACCCGAATTGAAATTCGATACTAAAAACGAAAACAAAGTtgatactttgaaaaatattcctttagTTCTTGAGAAAAATGAAACTCAACGCCCAATAAAACCAACCTCATTAGTTCTAGCCAAGTCTAAATCAGAATCGTATGTCGACAAAGACAAAACTCCCACAGCCAGTGAACTGACGATATCCGATTCTGAAACAGAAGTCACAGGGCAAGTTCTTACGGAAACCGAACTGTCTGATTGGACTGCTGACGATGCAGTCTCGGAAaattttgttgatattgaattcgCATTGAATTCAAATCGTGGAACGATAAAACGaaataaaaaacataaaaagaaaCTTTCACCACCAAAAGCTCCACTGTCTGAAGAAATTACAGAAAACAAATCAACCACTAGTGAGCCAAGAACTGGCGCGAAGAATAGTGAATCATCTAAGCAGAAATCTGACTGCAGtattttgaaaaatctgaacataGAGGAGATTGAGTTTATGGACACTGGTTCGGAAGGAAGTTGTGCGGAAACTTATTCAGCTACAAATCGGGCCATGCTTCAAAATAGAGGATACattgaatttattgaaaatgttCAGGGTAACATTCATATTCCGACTAGTTCTGATCAGAGTTTCACTAAATCTAGTGCATACTTGTCAACTTCAGAAACACCTAAAGAAATTGAGGGTGTCGACTATATCGAACAAGGGGCCTGTATCCTCAACAACGATGTAGACTTGAAAACACCAGTGAACGAAGTTCCTCCAGTTTTCGCGGTGAAAAGCAATGATCAAATAGTTCCCGCTCCACAGCCTGATAGTGTTAATGATATAGATGATGATAGCTTAATGTACATAACATCCCAAGGAACTGGTACAGGGACAACAACCACCGAAGAGAGTGATGTGTTGACTGTAGTCGTGAGCCCATTAGATATATCTCGTCGGATAGGAGAGGAGCCTTCCCAGACAGCATCCAGCTCCGATAAGAACGAAAAAACCACCAGCAATTCATCTGCTGCCTCAAAAATTCCAGTGCGAAAGTCTTCCGATGAGCATCGTCACCAGTCGACAGATGATTTAGCAAGCGTTGGTTCGGTTTCAAAGAAGAGAGATTCAGAAGACATTAGTTATGAAGAGTATGTGCGTAAACTTCAAATGAAGATTACACAAATAAGTAATGCTCGTGACTCTCTTGATATACGAAAGCAACGTAGGAAGAGTTCGAAAGGCAGTGGCGCTGAAATAATAGAAAGTACCACCCCTACACCACAAAATAATTCTGTGATAGAAAACAATAAGAACTTAAGTCTATTCGCACCATCAGTATCTTTAGATAAAACTCCAAAAGGGCCTGAACAACAAACGACAGAAGTTTCTAAGCAGCTAGTCCAAAATGATGATAAAACTGAAACGCCAGCAGTCACAAAGAAACTCGAAGAAAtaacgaaagaacgaacaaaacaaaaagatCTGATTCACGATCTAGTCATGGATAAGTTACAAAGTAAGAAACAACTTAATTTAGAGAAGCGTTTAAATCGAAGTCGCAATCGAACACTGATGCTTGGTGCGACGCCATCTCCTCCACTCAAAGTAGCTACAGATTATCAGTGTTCTAATTCTCCACATTATCATGTATCGTCGTCAGAGCGCCGCAATTCGAAATCAAGTCCATCCATTATCAACGAAAAGGACACGAAATTAGTGCTGTCAGCCTCTCCGTCCAAGCATATACCTCAAGACGAGCTGGCTCGTTACAAAGAACGCCCACTGAGTGATAATCTTGAACAAACTTCGTACGCACCTAAAATTACTAAAACGCAATCGTTTTGTGTGTACAGTACGCGGTATCTTCCTCTCAAGGATGATGCTCCAAAGTCAGCAGATCAATTCAAATCGGCAAACACTTTTGTAACACCTCATCCTCCGCCACGAGCATTCAAAAAACTCGATGACACTTCATTATCGACAACTACAGAAAAACTACGAGCTGAAGCGCGAGCTCGAGCACGTCTGAAATCCAACGAAGATTTAGGATTGAGTCCTGAAGAAAAGTTAAAACTACTACGAAAACGATATCACCTCGATTTACAACAAGCACTAGAAGGCACGAGCACAAACCAATCCGATGATATGAAAGTACGCGAACGAAAAATGGTCACATCAAAAAGTTTCAATGATATCACGGCCGTCCAAGGACTTATAAATTCGGATGAGAATTTCACAACAAAATCACCAATGCAGCTGTCCGATTGTACTTCGGATCCAAATTTAGGTAATTCGAGTGAGAAGGTAACGAAAATACCAACAGCTACATCAAGGAGACGAAAAGATCCGGAGCGTCGAAAGAGTTTAATTCAAGCTGTATCGAATTTCTTCCACAAGAAGAAAGATAAAGATGGATTATCGTCGACGCCCACCTCGCCGAAGGATAAGTCTGAGGGTGTCTTCAGTAGATTTAAAATTTCACCGAAAGGAATGAAGGAGAAATCCAAG GACCGTGACGAATCAACATGCGAAcgaagtaaatcacaagatttcTTGAAGAACGAGAGGCCAACAACACACTCATCCAGCCCGCAGTTATATAAAGAATCTACAGATGATTCAGAACCTCCTCCAATTCCACCACTGCCATTAAACTATCAGAGATCCGATG